One genomic segment of Hevea brasiliensis isolate MT/VB/25A 57/8 chromosome 3, ASM3005281v1, whole genome shotgun sequence includes these proteins:
- the LOC110647633 gene encoding LOW QUALITY PROTEIN: protein NRT1/ PTR FAMILY 8.1 (The sequence of the model RefSeq protein was modified relative to this genomic sequence to represent the inferred CDS: inserted 2 bases in 1 codon), with the protein MNLKHLKPMAEEDIYTKDGTTDFRGHPAIKKKTGTWKACPYILGNECCERLAYYGINTNLVNYLKFQLNXNVTNWSGTCYVMPLLGAFLADAYLGRYWTIASFSIIYVVGMTLLTLSASVHGLKPSCDHTKVCHPTGLQTAVFFLGLYLMALGTGGIKPCVSSFGADQFDDSDESEKKKKSSFFNWFYFSINIGALFASSVLVWIQTNVGWGWGFGIPAVAMAIAVVSFFSGTKLYRNQRPGGSPLTRICQVVVASFRKFRVKVPHDESLLYEILDEESAVKGSRKLDHTKQLRFFDKAAVETPSDRVKGSVNPWSLCTVTQVEELKSIIKLLPIWATGIIFSAVYSQMGTLFVLQGNTMDLHMSQSFEIPSASLSLFDTVSVIFWIPIYDRVIVPIARRFTGHKNGFTQLQRMAIGLVISIFAMLVAGSLEQVRIHEVKKHNYYKLKHIPMSVFWQVPQYFIIGCAEVFTFIGQLEFFYEQAPDAIRSLCSALSLTTAALGNYLSTLLVNIVSDVSTRNGRPGWIPDNLNYGHLHYFFWLLALLSLVNLGFFLLVARSYTYKRTIATTI; encoded by the exons ATGAACTTAAAGCATTTGAAGCCAATGGCGGAAGAAGATATCTATACCAAAGATGGAACAACTGATTTCAGAGGCCATCCTGCCATCAAGAAGAAAACAGGAACTTGGAAAGCTTGCCCTTATATCCTTG GAAATGAATGTTGTGAAAGATTGGCATACTATGGGATCAACACTAATCTAGTTAATTATCTCAAATTTCAACTGAA CAATGTTACAAATTGGTCAGGCACGTGCTATGTCATGCCATTGCTTGGAGCTTTTCTAGCTGATGCCTACTTGGGAAGATATTGGACAATAGCTAGTTTCTCTATCATCTATGTCGTT GGCATGACATTGTTAACATTATCAGCTTCTGTCCATGGATTAAAACCATCTTGTGACCATACGAAAGTCTGCCATCCAACGGGGCTGCAAACTGCGGTCTTCTTTTTAGGCCTATACCTTATGGCTCTGGGTACAGGAGGGATTAAGCCTTGCGTTTCGTCCTTTGGCGCGGATCAATTTGACGACTCTGATGAGTccgagaagaaaaagaagagttcTTTCTTCAACTGGTTCTATTTTTCAATAAACATTGGGGCTCTTTTTGCTTCCTCTGTGCTTGTTTGGATACAAACAAACGTTGGTTGGGGTTGGGGCTTTGGTATCCCAGCTGTGGCAATGGCCATTGCGGTTGTAAGTTTCTTCTCAGGCACTAAGTTGTATAGAAACCAGAGACCTGGAGGAAGTCCCTTGACACGTATCTGCCAAGTGGTAGTTGCTTCATTCAGGAAATTCAGGGTAAAAGTTCCCCATGATGAGTCTCTTCTGTATGAGATTCTAGATGAGGAATCTGCTGTCAAAGGAAGCCGAAAGCTTGACCACACAAAACAATTACG TTTCTTTGACAAGGCAGCTGTGGAGACTCCATCAGACCGTGTCAAAGGTTCAGTAAACCCATGGAGTCTATGCACTGTGACTCAGGTTGAAGAGCTCAAGTCTATAATTAAGTTGCTTCCCATATGGGCAACTGGCATAATCTTTTCTGCTGTGTATAGTCAAATGGGAACTTTGTTTGTCCTGCAAGGCAACACCATGGACCTTCACATGAGCCAATCCTTTGAGATCCCTTCAGCCTCACTTTCCCTCTTTGACACTGTGAGCGTAATCTTCTGGATACCCATTTATGACAGAGTCATTGTACCCATAGCCAGAAGGTTCACAGGGCATAAAAATGGATTCACCCAGCTCCAACGAATGGCAATTGGCCTCGTGATATCCATCTTTGCAATGTTGGTAGCTGGGAGTTTGGAGCAGGTGAGAATCCACGAGGTTAAGAAGCACAACTACTACAAGCTCAAGCATATCCCAATGTCTGTATTTTGGCAGGTTCCTCAATATTTCATCATAGGATGTGCAGAGGTTTTCACTTTCATTGGGCAACTGGAGTTCTTTTATGAGCAGGCACCTGATGCCATAAGAAGCCTGTGTTCTGCTCTATCACTCACAACTGCTGCACTTGGGAACTACTTGAGTACACTCCTAGTAAATATTGTCAGTGATGTGAGTACTAGAAATGGCAGGCCTGGTTGGATACCTGACAACTTGAATTATGGTCATCTTCACTATTTCTTCTGGCTTTTGGCCCTCCTAAGTTTGGTGAATTTGGGATTCTTCCTCTTGGTAGCAAGGTCATACACTTACAAGAGAACAATAGCAACTACTATATAG